GTTCCGGGTTTCGCGGCCAGCTACGGCATCCCGATCACCACGCGGGCCGCGTGGGCATGGTTCCGGCACCTGCACAGTCGCGCCGACCGTACCCTGGCGCCGTCCACCCCGACAATGGAAGTTCTTGCCGCACAAAGTTTCCCACGAGTCCACCGATGGGCGCGCGGCGTCGACCTGATTCGGTTCGCGCCGTCCGCGCGGGACGAGGCGCTGCGCCGGCAGTGGTCTCCGGACGGCCGGCCGGTCGTCGGGTTCGTCGGTCGGCTCGCCCCGGAGAAGCACGTCGAACGGCTCGCGGTGCTCGCCGGCGCCGGCACCGTGCGGCTGGTGATCGTCGGCGACGGCGTCGATCGCGCCAAACTTGAGAAGTCAATGCCCACAGCGATTTTCACCGGTGCGCTGTACGGTGCCGAGCTCGCGGCGGCGTACGCCAGCATGGACGTCTTCGTGCATCCCGGCGAACACGAGACGTTCTGTCAGGTCGTGCAGGAAGCGCTGGCGTCGGGGTTGCCGGTCATCGCCCCCGACGCCGGCGGCCCGCGCGACCTGGTCGCGCCATGTCGCACCGGCCTGTTGCTGCCGGTGGCCGAGTTCGAGACGCGGCTGCCCGGGGCCGTCGAGCACCTGCTGGCCGAGCGCCAGCGCTATTCGCAGGCCGCTCGGCGCAGCGTGCTCGGCCGCAGCTGGTCGGTGATCTGTGACGAACTGCTCGGCCACTACGAGGCCGTGCTGGCGCGTCCCGAACGGCCCGCCCGCCGGTACGCGTGAAAACCTAGCCCTGAGCCAGCTCAGCCACCGGTTGCCACTCTTCCCAGGTGCGCAGCCGATTCTCGTAGTCGGCCCGGGCCGTCTCCAGCGGCGAGGCGCCGAAGAAGACCCGCAACGGCGGCTCTTCCGCATCCACCACCTTCAGCACCGCCGCCGCTGACGCGGACGGGTCACCCGGGGCCGCCCACCGCTGTTTGCGCCACTCGTCCTGCTTGGCGTGCACTTCGGCATATTCCGGCAGGCGTTCGGCGCGCCGGGACGACGATCCGGCCCAGTCGGTGTCGAACCCGCCGGGCTCGATCAACGTGACGTGGATGCCGAACGATGCGACCTCCTGGGCCAGCGCCTGCGAGAAACCCTCCAGCGCCCACTTCGAGGCGTGGTAGATGCCGACGTCGGGAAACGCGGTGATGCCGCCGATCGACGAGACCTGGATGATGTGCCCGCTGCGCTGCGCCCGGAGGTAGGGCAATGCGGCCTGGGTGATCCACAGCGCGCCGAACACGTTGGTTTCGATCTGGTCGCGCGCATCCTGCTCGGACACCTCCTCGACGAAACCGAACTGCCCGTAGCCGGCGTTGTTGACCACGATGTCCAGGCGCCCGAAGTGCTCGTGGGCGTGCTTGACGGCGGCGAAGTCCGCAGCCCTGTCGGTGACGTCCAGCCGGATCGGCAGCAACGCGTCGCCGTACTGACTTGCCAGGTCGTCCAGCGAGGCGGTGTTGCGTGCCGTGGCGGCCACTTTGTCGCCACGTTCCAGTGCGGCCGTGGCCCACTGACGTCCGAAGCCCCGCGATGTACCGGTGATAAACCAAACTTTTTCGCTCACGCAGTCTTGCAACGCATTGACCGGCGACGAATTCCCCCTGCCGGCGGCCGGGTAGCGTCTCAGAGGTGAGCCGCGCCGACCTCGACAAGGATCCCCGGGACGTCGCGTCGATGTTCGACGGGGTCGCCCGCCGATACGACATCACCAATACCGTGCTGTCGCTGGGCCAGGACCGGTTCTGGCGGCGCGCTACCCGCTCGGCCCTCAAGATCGGGCCGGGGCAGAAGGTGCTGGATCTGGCGGCGGGAACGGCGGTGTCGACGGTCGAGTTGGCGAAGTCCGGGGCCTGGTGTGTGGCCGCGGATTTCTCGGTCGGCATGTTGTCCGCGGGCAGCGCTCGCGATGTGCCGAAAGTCGCCGGCGACGCGACCCGGCTGCCGTTCGCCGACGAGGTGTTCGACGCGGTCACCATCAGCTTCGGGTTGCGCAACGTGGCCGACTTTGCTGCGGGCCTGCGCGAGATGGCGCGGGTCACGCGGCCGGGCGGCCGGCTGGTGGTGTGTGAATTCTCCACTCCCACAAGCCCTTTGTTCGCCACCGCGTACAAGGAGTACCTGATGCAGGCGCTGCCGCGGGTGGCCCGCGCGGTGTCCAGCAACCCCGATGCCTATGTCTATCTGGCGGAGTCGATCAGAGCCTGGCCCGATCAGGAGGCGCTCGCGCAGGAGATCACCCGCGCGGGATGGTCAGCGGTGCGGTGGCGGAATCTGTCCGGCGGGATCGTGGCGTTGCACGCGGCGTACAAGCCGCTCTGAGCGCGCACTGAGCCTGCGTTTTTCGCAGGGCTCTACTCGCGAGTCCTCTACAGATTTGCGGCCTCGGTAAGCCGCGAGCTGTTACGTGCCCGCCCGCTGCAAGAAGCCCACCTGCTCGGGGCAGTAGTGGTCGAGCGCCGCGCCCAGGAACTGGAACGCCTGCCCCTGGGTGGTGCCCCGCGGCAGATTGCGCTGCAGGAAAGTGGCCGACTTGTAGGGATCCCCGTCCACGCCGCGCTCGATGCGCTGGCAGCTGATCTTGCCCAACCAGGCGTTGTAGTCCTGGGGGCCGTAGATGCCATAGGTGTGCAGTTGAGCGTTGAACGGGGCGTCGTAGTCGTCGGCCTGGGCGGGTGCCGCCACTCCGATAGCGGCGACCGCCATGGCCGCGAAAGCACCCAGCTTAAATGCCTTCATTAGACGGACTATACACCTGGACCCGGGTCTGCGATCACGCCCGCTATCAGCCCAGATGAGCCGAGAGCAGCCACGCGCCGACCGACTTGCGGCCGTCGGATTCCTCGCGGGCATCGAAGCCGGGCATCTCGGGCACGTCCGCGGGCAGCTGGGCATGGATGCGCGCGGGACGCAGGTCGTCGATCACCCAGTACTTGGCGACGACGTCACGCAACTCGTCCTCGGTGACGGCGTTGATCGGCCCCTCGGAAATCGCCGCCTTGTCGAAGACCAGCACGAAGTACGACGCACCCGGCGCCGCCGCGCGCACGATGGACCGCTGGTAGCCCTCGCGCAACTCGACGGGCATCGAGTGGAACAAGGTGCTGTCGACGATGGTCTCGAACCGGCCGGCCGATCCAGCGGGGTAGCTGTCGAAGTCGCTGATGTCGGCGACCGCGAAGCTTGCGTTGGTCAGGCCGCGTCGCTGCGCTTCCGCCTGGGCCAGCTTGATGGCGGTGGGGGAGGCGTCCAGCCCGACCGTGGTGTGCCCTAGCTCGGCCAGCGCCAAGGAGATGGCGCCTTCTCCGCAGCCGGCGTCCAGGACGTCACCGCGAAACCTGCCCTGGTCGATGAGGGCGGCCAATTCCGGCTGCGGTTCACCGATGCTCCACGGCGGGCGGGCGCCCTCGCCGAGCTGGCTGGATTCGCCCCGGTAGGCCTGTTCGAACTGGAAATCCACTGGTGAAGTCATGCCATCGAAGGTATCAACCTGCCTGATATATGTCAACTAAGTTGATATGTTGGATTACCGGCTCCTGCGGCCGCTAACTAAACGGCGGGCGGCGGTCGATCAGCCGCGACGCCCGGCCGCCGCCGCGCCACACCCGCGCCACCCAGTCGGCGTCCTCGTCGGTGACCAGATTCGC
This genomic stretch from Mycobacterium paragordonae harbors:
- a CDS encoding demethylmenaquinone methyltransferase, yielding MSRADLDKDPRDVASMFDGVARRYDITNTVLSLGQDRFWRRATRSALKIGPGQKVLDLAAGTAVSTVELAKSGAWCVAADFSVGMLSAGSARDVPKVAGDATRLPFADEVFDAVTISFGLRNVADFAAGLREMARVTRPGGRLVVCEFSTPTSPLFATAYKEYLMQALPRVARAVSSNPDAYVYLAESIRAWPDQEALAQEITRAGWSAVRWRNLSGGIVALHAAYKPL
- a CDS encoding SDR family oxidoreductase; the protein is MSEKVWFITGTSRGFGRQWATAALERGDKVAATARNTASLDDLASQYGDALLPIRLDVTDRAADFAAVKHAHEHFGRLDIVVNNAGYGQFGFVEEVSEQDARDQIETNVFGALWITQAALPYLRAQRSGHIIQVSSIGGITAFPDVGIYHASKWALEGFSQALAQEVASFGIHVTLIEPGGFDTDWAGSSSRRAERLPEYAEVHAKQDEWRKQRWAAPGDPSASAAAVLKVVDAEEPPLRVFFGASPLETARADYENRLRTWEEWQPVAELAQG
- a CDS encoding class I SAM-dependent methyltransferase, yielding MTSPVDFQFEQAYRGESSQLGEGARPPWSIGEPQPELAALIDQGRFRGDVLDAGCGEGAISLALAELGHTTVGLDASPTAIKLAQAEAQRRGLTNASFAVADISDFDSYPAGSAGRFETIVDSTLFHSMPVELREGYQRSIVRAAAPGASYFVLVFDKAAISEGPINAVTEDELRDVVAKYWVIDDLRPARIHAQLPADVPEMPGFDAREESDGRKSVGAWLLSAHLG
- a CDS encoding DUF732 domain-containing protein, with product MKAFKLGAFAAMAVAAIGVAAPAQADDYDAPFNAQLHTYGIYGPQDYNAWLGKISCQRIERGVDGDPYKSATFLQRNLPRGTTQGQAFQFLGAALDHYCPEQVGFLQRAGT
- a CDS encoding glycosyltransferase family 4 protein; translation: MRVAIVAESFLPQVNGVSNSVVRVLEHLRRTGHEALVIAPDNPPGETRADRVHDGVRIHRTPARMFPKVTTLPLGVPTPRLLRVLRGFDPDVVHLASPALLGYGGMLAARRLGVPTVAVYQTDVPGFAASYGIPITTRAAWAWFRHLHSRADRTLAPSTPTMEVLAAQSFPRVHRWARGVDLIRFAPSARDEALRRQWSPDGRPVVGFVGRLAPEKHVERLAVLAGAGTVRLVIVGDGVDRAKLEKSMPTAIFTGALYGAELAAAYASMDVFVHPGEHETFCQVVQEALASGLPVIAPDAGGPRDLVAPCRTGLLLPVAEFETRLPGAVEHLLAERQRYSQAARRSVLGRSWSVICDELLGHYEAVLARPERPARRYA